The Gemmatimonadota bacterium DNA segment TTAAGAACGCTTCCGTTGCCCTCCTGCCTTGTCCCGTCACTTCACAGATGATCATCCTGCGGTCATTTGGGTTTGAGCTTCGCTTTACGTAGTTCTTGCGAACTAAATTCTTCACAATGATCGTCGTGTGTGCGATTGAAGTGCCCAATTCGCCGGCGATAGCACTCATCCTCAGCGGGCCGAAGTATTCCAGCAAGAACAAGGTGTTAATCTGGTGAGCATTCAGATCCAATCGTTTGAGTTCAGCAATACGACCACTGAACATCAAGCGATTCAGATGTTCCACCGCAAACACGAACCTTTCAATCAATTTTCCTTCCGGGCCTGCTTCTGGTTTTCTCTGCATCGTGGACTTGCCGGCAGTGTTGGTTCACATACGTCATGGATTGAGTGGATCCACATGCCGGCCCACATACTGAGTTGTTGAGGAACTGGCAAGTTACAATACTGCAACCCGGGGAGCAACAACAATCGCGGGGTTAAAGTCGGAAGAGCCTGATAGTTGAAACCCCGGCCCGCCCTGTGATCGGGGCCCTGTCAACCCCCAAACCGCGGAAACCGACTGGCTAGTCTATCGACAGACTCAGACCGGCCGTAATCGGGATTATCTTGTAGTCTTCATCTATAAAAGCGTGTTGGTAACGCCCTTCGACAAACACCAGGATTTTCTCCGCGACCGGAAACTTTATCCCCACTCCAGCCGTAATGCTCAGCCCGCTTTCGTCTTCGCCGATGCTCATTCCAAGCACCTCGATGTTCGCTTCAGCCCGGACGAATCCGCCTCCGGCGAGTCCGTAGACCACCAGTGTACTACCGCTCGTT contains these protein-coding regions:
- a CDS encoding MarR family transcriptional regulator → MQRKPEAGPEGKLIERFVFAVEHLNRLMFSGRIAELKRLDLNAHQINTLFLLEYFGPLRMSAIAGELGTSIAHTTIIVKNLVRKNYVKRSSNPNDRRMIICEVTGQGRRATEAFLSHARKRAVQIAEQWDVTSLESVVKSLELLWQTEDKILKSVNSRDDRSIQS
- a CDS encoding outer membrane beta-barrel protein — its product is MADNALLSATSASIYFILELIPDLDASISSLGFHGGALITSGSTLVVYGLAGGGFVRAEANIEVLGMSIGEDESGLSITAGVGIKFPVAEKILVFVEGRYQHAFIDEDYKIIPITAGLSLSID